In Raphanus sativus cultivar WK10039 unplaced genomic scaffold, ASM80110v3 Scaffold1023, whole genome shotgun sequence, the following proteins share a genomic window:
- the LOC130503579 gene encoding heavy metal-associated isoprenylated plant protein 7-like, with amino-acid sequence MGEEEKKQEVPEEKKMEENKPEEDKKEEGKKVEVGEEKGEDSEKKTQEGEATKDSKDESPPAAPEAPAPPPPPQEIILKVYMHCEGCARKVRRCLKGFEGVEDVMTDCKAGKVVVKGEKADPLKVLARVQKKTHREVVLISPIPPPSQPPEKKAEEEKPKVEEKKVEPPVVVTVVLKVHMHCEACATEIKKRIMRMKGVESAESDLKASEVTVKGVFEPQKLVEHIYKRTGKHAAIMKIDPPPPPPPEEAAEKKEEGKGENDGGESKGEEGKDEKAKTDEEKKEGDGSKGEGEAGGNGGGGEEEGKVVEVKKIENPYYSYYYQPPRVAMPPHAYQPHAYPPYAYPSNAYPPNAYPSSAYSPHAYPPHAYPPPGYPSSAYPPNAYSPQIFSDENPNACSIM; translated from the exons atgggAGAG GAAGAGAAGAAGCAAGAAGTACCAGAGGAGAAGAAAATGGAGGAGAACAAACCAGAGGAggataaaaaagaagaaggaaagaaAGTTGAGGTTGGTGAGGAAAAAGGAGAAGATTCCGAGAAGAAAACTCAAGAAGGAGAAGCTACTAAAGATTCCAAAGATGAGTCTCCACCGGCGGCGCCGGAAGCTCCAGCGCCACCTCCACCACCGCAAGAGATTATTCTCAAGGTGTACATGCACTGTGAAGGCTGTGCAAGAAAAGTCCGCCGTTGCCTCAAAGGTTTCGAAG GAGTGGAAGATGTGATGACTGATTGTAAAGCGGGTAAAGTGGTGGTGAAGGGAGAAAAAGCTGACCCATTGAAAGTATTGGCCAGAGTTCAAAAGAAGACCCACCGTGAAGTGGTGCTTATTTCTCCTATTCCTCCACCATCTCAGCCACCAGAGAAGAAAGCGGAGGAGGAGAAGCCCAAAGTGGAGGAAAAGAAAGTGGAG CCTCCCGTAGTGGTTACGGTGGTCCTCAAGGTTCACATGCATTGCGAAGCTTGTGCGAcggagatcaagaaacggatcaTGAGAATGAAAG GAGTGGAATCTGCTGAATCCGATTTGAAAGCTTCTGAAGTGACGGTGAAAGGAGTGTTTGAACCGCAAAAGCTCGTAGAACACATTTACAAGCGGACTGGAAAACATGCTGCAATTATGAAAATtgatccaccaccaccaccgccacctGAAGAAGCGGctgagaagaaggaagaagggaaAGGAGAAAATGACGGTGGAGAGTCCAAAGGCGAGGAAGGGAAGGACGAGAAAGCAAAGACtgatgaagagaagaaagaaggtGACGGCAGCAAAGGAGAAGGTGAAGCCGGGGGAAATGGCGGTGGTGGGGAGGAAGAGGGAAAAGTTGTGGAGGTGAAGAAGATAGAGAATCCATATTACTCCTATTATTACCAGCCGCCGCGTGTGGCAATGCCGCCTCATGCCTATCAACCGCATGCATATCCTCCTTATGCATATCCTTCTAATGCATATCCTCCAAATGCATATCCTTCTAGTGCATATTCTCCTCATGCATATCCTCCTCATGCATATCCTCCTCCTGGATATCCTTCTAGTGCATATCCACCTAATGCATATAGCCCTCAGATATTCAGCGACGAGAATCCAAACGCATGTTCCATTATGTAA